Proteins from a single region of Shinella zoogloeoides:
- a CDS encoding lipopolysaccharide biosynthesis protein, whose product MLFSAERIVNIVLRSMTLCIRFLFIFFLAKYIDPSSIGYYGIFSATVSYGMYFVGLDFYIYTTREIIRTSEGRRGQMLKGQAALSAVLYVLLLPLAILLLRYVGWPIYLIWWFAPLLLLEYFNQEIYRLLIALSQQISASLLLFMRQGSWGLVIVALMAWCAESRNLNAVMALWAFSGVVTAALGIVKLRKLRMGGWRLPIDWGWIRKGVVLSAAFLGATLALRGIQTVDRYWLEALGGIQMVGAYVLFLGIAGTLLVFLDAGVFAYACPELIRLAHDGEHALARKRMWQILLQTLALCVAFAFVSWLVLPFLLDWIGDPVYKNAIRLYPWILMAMTINALGMVPHYVLYAYGKDRSIIASHLVTLPVFGLSTWLVGMFQPLLAVPIGLGASFILILVWKTVACWRLGRNTGMATSS is encoded by the coding sequence TTGCTTTTCAGTGCTGAGAGAATTGTCAACATTGTATTGCGGAGTATGACGCTTTGCATACGGTTTTTATTTATATTTTTTTTGGCAAAATACATAGATCCTTCTTCAATTGGCTACTACGGTATTTTTTCTGCCACGGTTTCCTATGGAATGTATTTTGTTGGGTTGGATTTCTATATTTATACCACGCGCGAGATTATACGGACTTCCGAAGGCCGGAGAGGTCAGATGCTCAAGGGGCAAGCAGCGTTATCGGCGGTACTTTACGTACTGCTGCTACCTCTCGCGATCCTTCTGCTTCGGTATGTCGGCTGGCCCATTTATCTGATCTGGTGGTTCGCCCCGCTTCTGCTACTCGAATATTTCAATCAGGAAATATACCGTCTGCTCATTGCGTTATCGCAACAGATTTCCGCTAGCCTACTCCTATTTATGCGTCAGGGGAGTTGGGGGCTCGTAATTGTCGCCCTGATGGCTTGGTGCGCGGAGAGCAGGAATCTCAATGCTGTTATGGCGCTGTGGGCATTCTCCGGGGTGGTTACCGCCGCGCTAGGCATTGTGAAATTGAGGAAGTTGCGGATGGGCGGCTGGCGTCTTCCAATCGACTGGGGGTGGATCAGGAAAGGCGTCGTCTTAAGCGCGGCTTTTCTCGGCGCAACCTTGGCTCTGAGGGGCATCCAAACCGTCGACCGATACTGGTTGGAAGCGCTTGGTGGTATACAGATGGTTGGGGCCTATGTGCTGTTCCTGGGTATAGCCGGCACCTTGTTAGTATTTCTTGACGCGGGTGTGTTCGCTTATGCTTGTCCAGAACTTATCCGGCTGGCTCATGACGGTGAACATGCCCTGGCCCGCAAGCGCATGTGGCAGATACTGCTGCAGACCCTGGCATTGTGTGTAGCCTTCGCCTTTGTCAGTTGGTTGGTGCTACCCTTCCTATTGGATTGGATTGGTGACCCGGTCTACAAGAATGCGATTCGGCTGTACCCTTGGATATTGATGGCAATGACAATCAACGCCCTCGGCATGGTGCCGCATTATGTGCTTTATGCCTACGGGAAGGATAGGTCGATTATCGCAAGCCATTTGGTGACTCTGCCGGTGTTCGGGTTATCGACATGGCTGGTGGGCATGTTTCAACCCCTTCTGGCGGTGCCGATCGGCTTGGGCGCATCCTTCATTCTGATCCTTGTCTGGAAGACCGTCGCTTGCTGGCGGCTCGGTCGTAATACCGGCATGGCTACGTCCTCTTAA
- a CDS encoding motility associated factor glycosyltransferase family protein, translating to MSYFELHEKINRVLYRAFNVASDAVFWMNRDLHASLGRNKKYKNLHKGERCFIIGTGPSLKKIPAEHLAFLSSECVFGVNSMYKSDILDHLRPSYYSLFDNQYWIKEINEFSEIINKYISSPPVFITDIRARDCIRDDLDCVFVYSKNYPESVVRYDLSSNVSSVMNVVSYSIISAMYMGFREIYLLGCDYNLFCSRMNNHCYSDALDDQSLPTYNLAFYLKYYHITTEIHYLIAKLAKENHIKIVNLTDGSLLDAYPMGGVSDFL from the coding sequence ATGTCGTATTTTGAGTTGCACGAAAAGATTAACAGGGTGCTTTATCGCGCTTTTAATGTCGCAAGTGATGCTGTCTTCTGGATGAATCGTGACCTTCACGCCAGTCTAGGTAGGAATAAAAAATACAAAAATTTACACAAAGGAGAGCGTTGCTTTATTATTGGCACTGGCCCCTCTCTTAAAAAAATTCCGGCTGAGCACCTTGCATTTTTAAGCTCAGAGTGTGTTTTTGGGGTGAATTCTATGTATAAATCCGATATTCTAGATCATTTAAGGCCTAGTTATTACTCATTATTTGACAACCAATACTGGATAAAAGAAATTAATGAATTTAGTGAGATTATTAATAAATATATATCTAGTCCTCCTGTTTTTATAACTGACATTAGAGCCAGGGATTGCATCCGAGACGATTTAGATTGCGTGTTCGTTTATTCTAAAAATTATCCAGAAAGTGTTGTTAGATATGATTTATCTAGTAATGTATCTTCTGTCATGAATGTTGTTAGTTATTCTATAATTTCTGCTATGTATATGGGGTTTAGAGAAATATATCTTTTGGGGTGCGACTATAATCTATTCTGCTCTCGTATGAATAATCATTGCTACAGCGATGCATTGGACGATCAAAGCTTGCCGACCTACAATTTGGCATTTTACCTTAAATACTATCACATTACTACGGAGATTCATTACCTTATAGCAAAATTGGCTAAAGAAAATCATATTAAGATAGTGAACTTAACAGACGGGAGTCTTCTTGATGCGTACCCCATGGGGGGGGTGTCTGATTTTCTCTAG
- a CDS encoding AMP-binding protein, producing MLAARPTYDALYRDFHWQIPERFNIGTAVSSAWAAREPDRVCLQHFLPDAPPLSMTYGALAARSDAFAAALKAEGVTKGDRVAILLPQGFETVVAHVAIYKLGAIALPLALLFGADALLFRLKNARAKAVVTNGFGLTRLASIRAELPTLELVISTEPADGVEAKDFQELVSRHAGPFEAVDSGPDDPAMMIYTSGTTGPPKGALHGHRVLLGHVPGFQMHHEFLPQPGDRIWTPSDWAWAGGLLNVLLPALLLGVPVVSSPGQKFDPDMAYRIMQEMDVRNAFIPPTALRLMKTVEKPREKYRLNLRTIGSAGESLGRETWEWVRDTLGITINEFYGQTECNIVLGSIGKLGISRPGPIGKAVPGHVVAIIDAEGRELPRGTVGQVAVKRPDPVMFLGYWLNEKATAEKFIGDWMTTGDLGRMDEEGYVTFFGRDDDVITSSGYRIGPSEIEDCLAGHPAVQLAAAVGKPDPVRTEIVKAYVMLRPGHAPSPALARDIRDWVKSRLSMHEYPREVDFVDSLPLTTSGKVIRHLLRKRAAEEASFAA from the coding sequence ATGCTTGCCGCAAGACCGACCTATGACGCGCTGTACCGGGATTTTCACTGGCAGATCCCCGAACGCTTCAATATCGGCACCGCCGTCTCGTCCGCCTGGGCGGCACGTGAACCGGACCGGGTCTGCCTCCAGCATTTCCTGCCCGATGCTCCCCCGCTTTCCATGACCTATGGCGCGCTTGCCGCCCGCTCGGATGCCTTTGCCGCCGCGCTCAAGGCGGAAGGCGTCACGAAAGGCGACCGCGTTGCGATCCTGCTGCCGCAGGGGTTCGAGACGGTCGTCGCCCATGTCGCGATCTACAAGCTCGGCGCCATCGCGCTGCCGCTGGCCCTGCTCTTCGGTGCGGACGCCCTGCTCTTCCGCCTGAAGAACGCCAGGGCAAAGGCCGTCGTCACCAACGGCTTCGGCCTGACGCGGCTGGCATCGATCCGCGCAGAGCTTCCGACGCTGGAGCTCGTGATCTCCACCGAGCCGGCGGATGGCGTGGAGGCCAAGGACTTCCAGGAGCTGGTGTCCCGACATGCCGGCCCCTTCGAGGCCGTGGACAGCGGGCCGGACGATCCGGCCATGATGATCTACACCTCGGGCACGACCGGCCCACCGAAGGGCGCGCTGCACGGCCATCGAGTGCTGCTCGGCCATGTGCCGGGCTTCCAGATGCATCACGAGTTCCTGCCGCAGCCGGGCGACCGCATCTGGACGCCATCGGACTGGGCCTGGGCGGGCGGCCTGCTCAACGTGCTGCTGCCGGCGCTGCTGCTCGGCGTGCCCGTCGTCTCCTCGCCCGGCCAGAAGTTCGACCCCGACATGGCCTATCGCATCATGCAGGAGATGGATGTGCGCAACGCCTTCATCCCGCCGACGGCGCTGCGGCTAATGAAGACGGTCGAGAAGCCGCGGGAGAAATACCGGCTGAACCTGCGCACCATCGGCTCGGCCGGCGAATCGCTCGGCCGGGAAACCTGGGAATGGGTGCGCGATACGCTCGGCATCACCATCAACGAATTCTACGGACAGACCGAGTGCAACATCGTGCTCGGCTCCATCGGCAAGCTCGGCATCTCCCGGCCGGGGCCGATCGGCAAGGCCGTGCCGGGCCATGTGGTCGCGATCATCGATGCCGAGGGCCGGGAGCTGCCGCGCGGCACCGTGGGGCAGGTCGCGGTGAAGCGCCCGGACCCCGTCATGTTCCTCGGTTACTGGCTGAACGAGAAGGCGACGGCGGAGAAATTTATCGGCGACTGGATGACGACGGGCGATCTCGGCCGCATGGACGAGGAAGGCTACGTCACCTTCTTCGGCCGCGACGACGACGTGATCACCTCGTCAGGCTACCGGATCGGCCCGAGTGAGATCGAGGATTGCCTTGCCGGGCATCCCGCCGTGCAGCTCGCCGCCGCCGTCGGCAAGCCGGACCCAGTGCGCACGGAGATCGTCAAGGCCTATGTGATGCTGCGCCCGGGCCATGCGCCGTCGCCGGCGCTGGCGCGCGACATTCGCGACTGGGTGAAGTCCCGGCTTTCCATGCACGAATATCCGCGCGAGGTGGATTTCGTCGATTCCCTGCCGCTGACAACCTCCGGCAAGGTCATCCGCCACCTGCTGCGCAAGCGGGCGGCGGAAGAAGCCTCCTTCGCGGCATAG
- the pseC gene encoding UDP-4-amino-4,6-dideoxy-N-acetyl-beta-L-altrosamine transaminase has translation MIRYGQQDITQDDIDAVIGVLKSTNLTQGPNIPAFEQAVLAHVGARHAVAVNSATSALHIACLALDLGPGDWLWTTPNTFVASANCALYCGAQVDFVDIDPRTYNLCPQALERKLMEAERVGRLPKIVVPVHFSGQPCDMAAIHTLGLKYNFRIIEDASHAIGGRYKGEPIGNGRYSDITVFSFHPVKIITTAEGGMALTNDDGLATRLGLLRSHGITRDPALMTKGMDGPWYYQQVALGYNYRMTDIQAALGVSQATRLAEYVLRRHEIAARYESLMTDLPLTLPWQHPDSHSAWHLYVVRLQLDRIEATHLEVFDALRARDIMVNLHYIPVHIQPHYQAMGFREGDYPHAEQYYREAISIPMHPALTDAEQDFVVKVLREAIGQ, from the coding sequence ATGATTCGCTATGGGCAACAGGATATCACGCAGGACGATATTGACGCCGTCATCGGTGTGCTTAAATCCACAAATTTGACCCAAGGTCCCAATATCCCGGCATTCGAGCAAGCGGTGCTCGCGCATGTCGGCGCCCGCCATGCGGTCGCCGTCAACAGCGCCACATCGGCGCTGCACATCGCCTGCTTGGCGCTCGATCTCGGTCCCGGCGACTGGCTGTGGACGACGCCCAACACCTTCGTCGCCTCTGCCAACTGCGCTCTCTATTGCGGCGCACAGGTCGATTTCGTCGACATCGACCCCCGCACCTACAACCTCTGCCCGCAGGCGCTGGAGCGCAAACTCATGGAGGCTGAGAGGGTCGGCCGTCTGCCCAAGATCGTTGTGCCGGTGCATTTTAGCGGTCAGCCCTGCGATATGGCGGCAATCCATACGCTTGGCCTGAAATATAACTTCCGCATCATAGAGGATGCCTCGCATGCTATCGGCGGCCGTTACAAGGGCGAGCCGATCGGCAATGGCCGCTACAGCGACATCACGGTTTTCAGCTTCCACCCTGTTAAAATCATTACCACTGCTGAAGGCGGCATGGCTCTGACCAATGACGATGGGCTGGCGACACGCCTCGGCTTGTTACGTAGTCATGGTATCACCCGTGACCCAGCGCTGATGACCAAGGGTATGGATGGGCCGTGGTACTATCAGCAGGTCGCGCTCGGCTACAATTACCGCATGACGGACATACAGGCCGCCCTCGGTGTTAGCCAAGCGACCCGCTTGGCCGAATATGTCTTGCGCCGCCACGAGATTGCGGCGCGATATGAAAGCCTGATGACTGATCTGCCACTGACCCTGCCGTGGCAGCATCCAGATAGCCATTCGGCCTGGCACCTCTATGTGGTCCGCCTACAGCTCGACCGGATTGAAGCCACGCATCTTGAGGTGTTCGATGCGCTGCGCGCGCGCGATATAATGGTCAATCTGCATTATATTCCGGTACATATCCAGCCGCATTATCAGGCAATGGGTTTCCGTGAGGGCGATTACCCACACGCGGAGCAATATTACCGGGAAGCGATCAGCATCCCGATGCACCCAGCATTGACCGATGCCGAGCAGGATTTCGTCGTCAAAGTGCTGCGGGAGGCGATCGGGCAATGA
- the pseG gene encoding UDP-2,4-diacetamido-2,4,6-trideoxy-beta-L-altropyranose hydrolase: protein MTHDSRQPKRIAFRTDASVEIGTGHVMRCLTLADALREDGAECLFLCRRHEGNLLELIAGRGYKAIALPRPDALAAMDCDAPPHAHWLGTNWATDAQDSLEALAGVSTDWMVVDHYALDRRWEQAVRPSYRRLLVIDDLADRPHDCDLLLDQSLGRRVEDYCDLLPPDAQTLIGPRYALLRPEFAALRAESLARREQSEFKHLLITMGGVDKDNATGAILDALGGCELPPDLRITVVMGPHAPFLAQVRAKAAAMPRPTRVLVGVHDMARLMTDADFAIGAAGSTSWERCCLGLPTIQLVLAENQKEVAAAFAELNAVIAIPTVPSLQKILPKLLKDPAFEQLRLLSRYSSGICDGLGVLAVIEGMLQETISLGV, encoded by the coding sequence ATGACCCACGATAGCCGCCAACCCAAGCGTATCGCTTTCCGTACCGACGCCTCGGTGGAGATCGGCACCGGCCACGTCATGCGTTGCCTGACGTTGGCGGATGCTCTGCGCGAAGACGGAGCGGAGTGCCTGTTTCTGTGTCGTCGGCATGAAGGGAACCTGCTCGAGTTGATTGCCGGCCGCGGGTATAAGGCCATTGCCTTGCCTCGCCCCGATGCACTGGCTGCCATGGATTGCGATGCTCCTCCCCACGCGCATTGGCTCGGTACGAACTGGGCTACTGATGCGCAAGACAGTCTTGAGGCACTGGCCGGTGTATCTACGGACTGGATGGTCGTGGACCACTACGCGCTTGATCGCCGATGGGAACAAGCGGTGCGCCCGAGCTATCGCCGCCTGCTGGTGATCGACGATCTCGCCGACCGCCCGCACGATTGCGACCTCCTGCTCGACCAGAGCCTTGGTCGGCGGGTTGAAGACTACTGTGATCTGCTGCCGCCGGACGCGCAAACCCTGATCGGTCCGCGCTACGCCCTGTTGCGTCCCGAGTTCGCCGCCCTGCGCGCCGAAAGCCTGGCACGGCGTGAGCAGTCAGAGTTCAAGCATCTGCTCATCACGATGGGCGGTGTCGACAAGGACAACGCGACTGGCGCGATCCTCGACGCGTTGGGCGGCTGCGAGTTGCCACCTGACCTGCGGATTACCGTGGTGATGGGCCCGCATGCACCCTTTCTGGCGCAGGTAAGGGCGAAAGCCGCCGCGATGCCTCGGCCGACCCGTGTGCTGGTCGGCGTGCACGATATGGCGCGCCTGATGACAGACGCAGATTTTGCCATTGGCGCGGCGGGCAGCACCTCTTGGGAGCGCTGTTGCCTCGGCCTGCCGACGATACAATTGGTTTTGGCTGAGAATCAGAAAGAGGTCGCAGCGGCTTTCGCAGAGTTGAATGCTGTTATTGCTATTCCTACCGTGCCGTCTTTACAGAAAATTTTACCCAAACTGCTGAAAGATCCGGCGTTTGAGCAATTGCGCTTACTTTCAAGATATTCGAGCGGCATCTGCGACGGTCTTGGTGTATTGGCCGTTATAGAGGGGATGTTGCAAGAGACCATTTCCTTGGGGGTATAG
- a CDS encoding GNAT family N-acetyltransferase, protein MTDSHGFDHALAGGRAQAAIPPAAPLAQPPADQRIATGKPGRSLALYPATAGYELQQELDFLSNRVMEPNVFFTGRFLAPAMPRLEDRTVRLAVIRDEAAGRSRLRFLMPFSIEKPGFSIGSSILRVWSNPFGPLGTPLVDAEDAAETLDNLLDVLGGGSAGLPPILVLPDLRLDGPFAQLIRAVAIGRNLPVTVTDTYRRPMLESLLDGQTYLQHAISPEHFRELRRQWRKLDQLGMLGYNVARQPADIRLRMEEFLLLEASGWKGRGRTAMINDRYRAAFAREAITNLAETDGVRIHTLDLDGRAIASMVVFLTGGEAYTWKTAFDEEFAKYSPGKLLLAELTEWHLDDANIVRSDSCAVPDHPVMSRFWEEREEMGTLVIGLQQNRDRDVRQVATQLHLYRNTRNVARLLREKIRSLARR, encoded by the coding sequence ATGACCGATAGCCACGGCTTCGACCATGCGCTTGCGGGCGGGCGCGCCCAGGCCGCTATCCCGCCGGCAGCCCCGCTGGCGCAGCCGCCGGCCGACCAGCGCATCGCCACCGGCAAGCCGGGCCGCTCGCTCGCCCTCTATCCGGCGACGGCCGGCTACGAACTGCAGCAGGAGCTGGACTTCCTGTCGAACCGCGTCATGGAGCCGAACGTCTTCTTCACCGGCCGGTTCCTCGCGCCGGCCATGCCGCGGCTCGAGGACCGCACGGTGCGCCTCGCCGTCATCCGCGACGAGGCAGCGGGGCGCAGCCGCCTTCGCTTCCTGATGCCGTTCTCCATCGAAAAGCCGGGCTTTTCCATCGGCTCCAGCATCCTGCGCGTCTGGTCGAACCCCTTCGGCCCGCTCGGCACGCCGCTCGTAGACGCCGAGGATGCCGCCGAGACGCTCGACAACCTGCTGGACGTACTGGGCGGCGGCAGCGCCGGCCTGCCGCCGATCCTCGTCCTGCCCGATCTTCGCCTCGACGGTCCCTTCGCGCAGTTGATCCGCGCCGTCGCGATCGGCCGCAACCTTCCGGTCACGGTCACCGACACCTATCGCCGGCCGATGCTGGAGAGCCTGCTCGACGGCCAGACCTATCTCCAGCACGCCATATCGCCGGAGCATTTCCGCGAGCTGCGCCGCCAGTGGCGAAAGCTCGATCAACTCGGCATGCTCGGCTACAACGTCGCCCGCCAGCCGGCCGATATTCGCCTGCGCATGGAGGAATTCCTGCTGCTGGAGGCCTCCGGCTGGAAGGGCCGGGGCCGCACGGCGATGATCAACGATCGCTATCGCGCCGCCTTCGCCCGCGAGGCGATCACCAATCTGGCCGAGACCGACGGCGTGCGCATCCACACGCTCGATCTCGACGGCCGCGCCATCGCCTCCATGGTCGTCTTCCTGACGGGCGGCGAGGCCTATACGTGGAAGACGGCCTTCGATGAGGAGTTCGCGAAATATTCGCCGGGCAAGCTGCTTTTGGCGGAACTGACGGAATGGCATCTCGACGACGCCAATATCGTCCGGTCGGATTCCTGCGCCGTGCCGGACCATCCGGTGATGAGCCGCTTCTGGGAAGAGCGCGAGGAGATGGGCACGCTGGTCATCGGCCTGCAGCAGAACCGCGACCGCGACGTGCGGCAGGTGGCGACGCAGCTCCATCTCTATCGCAACACCCGCAACGTGGCGCGGCTGCTGCGCGAGAAGATCCGTTCGCTGGCGCGGCGCTAG
- the pseF gene encoding pseudaminic acid cytidylyltransferase, giving the protein MRLAVIPARGGSKRIPRKNIRPFVGLPMIAWSIRAAIESGCFERIIVSTDDAEIAEVGREYGAETPFVRPAVLSDDHTGTIPVIAHAVRWQDENGPTAQEVCCIYATAPFIRAADIRRGLYVLDDSGADYAFSVTSYPFPIQRALRLTPERRVEMLQPEHFNTRSQDLEEAWHDAGQFYWGKAKAWLTGTPLFGPASAPVPLPRHRVQDIDTSEDWKRAELMFKAAVDTGVKASIQNDPR; this is encoded by the coding sequence ATGAGGCTTGCCGTCATCCCCGCGCGGGGCGGTTCCAAGCGTATTCCGCGTAAGAACATCCGGCCGTTCGTGGGACTCCCAATGATTGCCTGGTCAATCCGCGCCGCGATTGAAAGCGGTTGCTTCGAACGCATCATCGTCAGCACCGATGACGCCGAGATCGCCGAGGTCGGCCGGGAATATGGGGCGGAGACGCCGTTCGTGCGCCCGGCCGTACTGTCGGACGATCATACCGGGACCATTCCCGTCATCGCTCATGCGGTGCGGTGGCAGGACGAGAACGGCCCGACGGCGCAGGAAGTCTGCTGCATTTATGCGACCGCACCCTTCATCAGGGCCGCTGATATCCGACGGGGGCTCTATGTGCTCGACGATAGCGGTGCGGACTATGCCTTTTCCGTCACGAGCTATCCGTTTCCAATCCAGCGCGCGCTCCGATTGACGCCGGAGCGACGTGTGGAGATGTTACAGCCCGAGCATTTCAATACCCGTTCGCAGGATCTGGAAGAAGCCTGGCACGACGCTGGGCAATTCTATTGGGGGAAGGCAAAAGCGTGGTTGACGGGGACGCCACTGTTTGGTCCTGCCAGTGCGCCGGTTCCGCTGCCGCGCCACCGCGTTCAAGATATCGATACGTCCGAGGATTGGAAACGGGCGGAACTCATGTTCAAGGCTGCGGTGGATACCGGAGTGAAGGCGTCGATTCAAAATGACCCACGATAG
- the pseI gene encoding pseudaminic acid synthase: MIPELKIAGRAIGPSYPPYVIAELSANHNGYLDIALRIIEEAQKAGADAVKLQTYRPDTITLDSDREEFKIKGGLWDGRTLYELYEEAHMPWEWHKPLFDYARRLGITIFSSPFDTTAIDLLEDLGAPAYKIASFEAVDLPLIRYAAATGKPMIISTGMADEEEIAEAVAAARDGGCRELALLHCVSGYPAPAADYNLRTIPDMMDRFGLVTGLSDHTLDNTTAIAGVALGASIIEKHFTLDRNGGGPDDSFSLEPADMAALCIGAKTAWDALGRIDYGRKSSEQGNIQFRRSLYFVKDLKAGEIITADAVRSVRPGYGLAPKHLSIILGRRLIKDALSGTPTNFTYFS, from the coding sequence ATGATTCCAGAGCTGAAGATCGCCGGTCGCGCTATCGGCCCAAGCTATCCTCCCTATGTGATTGCCGAGCTGTCGGCCAATCACAACGGTTATCTGGATATCGCCTTGCGCATCATCGAGGAGGCGCAGAAGGCGGGTGCCGACGCGGTCAAGCTGCAGACCTACCGCCCCGATACCATAACGCTTGACAGCGATCGGGAGGAATTCAAAATTAAAGGGGGGCTGTGGGACGGGCGTACGCTCTATGAGCTCTACGAGGAAGCCCATATGCCGTGGGAGTGGCACAAGCCGCTGTTCGACTATGCGCGCAGGCTCGGTATTACCATTTTCTCCTCGCCTTTCGATACGACGGCCATCGATCTGCTCGAGGATCTTGGCGCGCCAGCCTACAAGATCGCTTCGTTCGAGGCGGTGGACCTGCCGCTCATCCGCTATGCGGCCGCGACCGGCAAGCCGATGATCATCTCCACCGGCATGGCCGACGAGGAGGAAATCGCGGAGGCGGTCGCCGCGGCCCGCGATGGCGGCTGCCGCGAACTGGCATTACTGCACTGCGTCTCCGGCTATCCCGCGCCGGCCGCCGATTACAATCTGCGCACCATTCCCGACATGATGGATCGTTTCGGCCTTGTCACCGGCCTGTCCGATCATACACTCGACAATACCACGGCTATCGCTGGCGTTGCGCTCGGCGCCTCCATCATCGAAAAGCATTTCACGCTCGACCGCAACGGTGGTGGACCCGACGACAGCTTTTCGCTGGAGCCGGCGGACATGGCCGCGCTCTGCATCGGTGCGAAGACCGCATGGGACGCGCTTGGCCGTATCGATTACGGTCGTAAATCAAGCGAGCAGGGTAACATACAGTTTCGTCGTTCGCTCTATTTCGTGAAGGATTTGAAGGCCGGCGAGATCATCACTGCCGATGCCGTGCGGAGTGTGCGGCCAGGATACGGGCTTGCGCCGAAGCACCTAAGTATTATTCTTGGGAGAAGACTAATAAAGGATGCCTTGAGTGGGACTCCAACAAATTTTACATATTTTTCTTGA
- the pseH gene encoding UDP-4-amino-4,6-dideoxy-N-acetyl-beta-L-altrosamine N-acetyltransferase → MSISGRLRPIADNELDLMLSWRNAPTVRANMYTRHEISAEEHMAWWERTRQRTDQYYFMYEDWSIPLGIVGFTMVDRVNSNCSWAFYASPDAPRGTGSRMEFLALDEVFSNMRLHKLYCEVLAFNMPVIGLHRKFGFRIEGTFRGQHLRDGAFVDIVRLGILSQEWAHRRGAMQAVLACSQQER, encoded by the coding sequence ATGAGTATTTCCGGCCGACTCCGTCCGATCGCCGACAATGAACTTGACCTTATGTTGTCATGGCGAAATGCGCCCACCGTTCGCGCCAATATGTATACGCGGCACGAAATATCGGCTGAGGAGCATATGGCGTGGTGGGAGCGGACTCGCCAGCGCACTGACCAGTACTATTTCATGTACGAGGATTGGAGCATACCGTTAGGTATTGTCGGCTTTACGATGGTTGATCGAGTCAATTCCAATTGTTCCTGGGCGTTCTATGCATCCCCCGACGCACCGCGTGGAACGGGTTCGCGTATGGAGTTCCTTGCGTTGGACGAGGTTTTCAGCAACATGCGTTTGCATAAGCTGTATTGTGAGGTGCTGGCCTTTAACATGCCGGTGATAGGATTGCATCGGAAGTTCGGATTTCGTATCGAAGGGACATTTCGCGGCCAGCACTTGCGAGACGGTGCCTTTGTGGACATCGTTCGGCTGGGGATTCTCTCCCAAGAATGGGCACACAGGCGCGGGGCGATGCAAGCCGTGCTCGCCTGCAGTCAACAGGAACGATAA
- a CDS encoding CatB-related O-acetyltransferase, whose translation MLGWNMAIFSMLRTRFLRAVKGFIDPLLSMADNKSFVDPKAKLNRFVRINNSKIGRYSYVGPRTRVCNADIGSFCSISWDCFIGLPSHMAELVSTSPIFVEKYNGTGFSWVETESASYVERRVKIGHDVWIGANCMILEGVQIGSGAIVGAGAVVTRDVPPYSVVGGVPARHIKLRFPEEVVAALLQGAWWNASESEIRSAMHLFTISNPSLENIADLPSATRNSS comes from the coding sequence ATGCTTGGGTGGAATATGGCGATTTTCTCAATGCTTCGAACTCGATTCTTACGGGCGGTGAAAGGCTTTATTGATCCATTGTTGTCGATGGCGGATAATAAGTCTTTTGTGGATCCAAAAGCCAAATTAAATCGGTTTGTTAGGATTAATAATAGCAAAATAGGTAGGTATAGTTATGTTGGTCCGCGAACTCGCGTATGTAATGCCGATATTGGGTCATTCTGTTCCATAAGCTGGGATTGTTTTATTGGGCTTCCATCCCACATGGCGGAGCTTGTATCGACCTCTCCAATTTTCGTGGAAAAGTATAACGGTACGGGATTCAGTTGGGTGGAGACTGAGTCCGCCAGTTATGTCGAGCGTAGAGTTAAAATCGGACATGATGTATGGATCGGTGCCAACTGCATGATCCTTGAGGGTGTTCAGATAGGTAGCGGGGCGATTGTCGGCGCGGGAGCAGTTGTGACTCGAGACGTTCCTCCCTATTCTGTTGTAGGTGGCGTTCCTGCAAGGCATATTAAGCTCAGATTCCCGGAAGAAGTTGTGGCTGCCCTGCTCCAGGGGGCTTGGTGGAATGCATCGGAGAGCGAAATCCGCTCAGCGATGCATTTATTTACAATTTCAAATCCATCTCTAGAGAATATTGCAGATTTACCTAGCGCCACTCGTAACAGCTCTTAG
- a CDS encoding BON domain-containing protein — MVFKEGTFKGVQPEHFDGPHPARLETAVADALSMAGDVDASDIAVTCVGTRILLSGSVGSADEAGRAVAVAASLKDVSEVDSRLTWL, encoded by the coding sequence ATGGTCTTCAAGGAAGGCACCTTCAAGGGCGTGCAGCCCGAGCATTTCGATGGGCCGCATCCCGCCCGGCTGGAAACGGCGGTCGCCGATGCGCTTTCCATGGCGGGCGATGTGGATGCGTCCGATATCGCCGTGACCTGCGTTGGGACGCGTATCCTGCTGTCCGGCAGCGTCGGCTCTGCCGATGAGGCCGGGCGGGCGGTGGCGGTGGCCGCTTCGCTCAAGGATGTGAGCGAGGTCGACAGCCGGCTCACCTGGCTCTAG